One genomic region from Hoeflea algicola encodes:
- a CDS encoding MarR family winged helix-turn-helix transcriptional regulator: protein MSSTQPVSDLTAHIGFWLRMVSNHVSHAFAAKLADKEVTVAEWSLMRALYGKEPMLPSRLADDMGMSRGAITKLADRLIAKSLVMREASADDGRAQTLALTDRGSALVPDLAALADCNDAEFFECLTRAERETLGRLLKSLAQRRHMTAIPIE from the coding sequence ATGTCTTCCACCCAGCCTGTTTCGGACCTCACTGCTCACATCGGCTTCTGGCTGCGCATGGTGTCCAACCACGTGTCCCACGCCTTCGCGGCCAAGCTGGCTGACAAGGAGGTGACTGTAGCCGAATGGAGCCTGATGCGCGCGCTCTATGGTAAGGAGCCGATGCTGCCCAGCCGGCTTGCCGACGATATGGGTATGTCAAGGGGAGCGATCACTAAGCTCGCCGACCGATTGATCGCGAAGTCGCTGGTCATGCGCGAGGCCAGCGCGGACGACGGCCGCGCGCAGACACTCGCGCTGACGGATCGCGGCAGTGCCCTCGTGCCGGATCTGGCCGCGCTTGCCGACTGCAACGATGCCGAATTCTTCGAATGTCTCACCAGGGCTGAGCGGGAAACACTGGGGCGACTCCTGAAGAGCCTGGCCCAACGCCGCCACATGACTGCAATCCCGATCGAATGA
- a CDS encoding ABC transporter permease, whose protein sequence is MTSGVRLARLAPPLTLIILLGPLAFGLAGTALPAFGYLPELGGDRLTTDHFVALDAVPGIYRSALLSIIVGLGSTLAALIAVAAFVASDLGTPVFARMRRMISPLLSVPHAAAAFGLAFLIAPSGMIMRLISPWLTGLDRPPDLLIVNDPLALSMMAGLIVKEIPFLFLVTLAALPQTRHVETIRLGRSLGYGRVAAFTLLLWPSLYRQIRLAVFAVVAYATSVVDVALILGPHLPPTLPVRLLDWMNDPELETRFLASAGAVMQLGVTLAALIAWVGLERAGTMMVCIIRDAGSRWRRDALLRVCARTVMVSSAVIVFGGIAVLALWSVSGLWQFPDALPSGFTLRSWVQALPRMAGPLATTLSVAALSTLIALVLTILCLEREYETGRGRDALLLIYLPLIVPQISFMFGLQVLSIWLGVDASFGALVLAHLVFVLPYVFLSMSDPWRAHDRRHDLISAGLGMSRTRTLIRIRLPMLTRAILTAAAVGFSVSVGQYLPTVLIGAGRLPTVTTEAVALAAGGNRRVIGVYAFMQIVLPFLAFALATGLPGLVFRNRRGLRV, encoded by the coding sequence ATGACCAGTGGCGTGCGTCTGGCCCGGCTGGCGCCCCCGCTGACACTCATCATCCTGCTCGGCCCACTCGCCTTCGGGTTGGCCGGAACCGCGCTGCCGGCCTTTGGCTACCTGCCTGAACTGGGCGGCGACCGGCTGACCACCGACCATTTTGTAGCGCTTGACGCGGTGCCGGGGATTTATCGCTCGGCGCTGTTGTCGATCATTGTCGGCCTCGGCTCGACACTGGCGGCGCTGATCGCTGTGGCGGCGTTTGTCGCCAGCGATCTCGGTACGCCAGTGTTTGCGCGGATGCGGCGGATGATTTCGCCGCTTCTTTCGGTGCCGCATGCAGCCGCCGCCTTCGGGCTGGCATTCCTGATTGCGCCATCGGGGATGATCATGCGGCTCATTTCGCCGTGGCTGACAGGGCTCGACCGACCGCCGGACCTGCTGATCGTCAACGATCCGCTGGCGCTGTCGATGATGGCCGGGCTGATCGTCAAGGAAATCCCGTTCCTGTTCCTGGTCACGCTGGCCGCGCTGCCACAAACCCGGCATGTCGAGACCATCCGGCTGGGCCGTTCGCTCGGCTACGGAAGGGTTGCCGCGTTCACGCTGCTGTTGTGGCCGTCGCTGTACCGGCAGATCCGGCTCGCAGTCTTTGCCGTGGTCGCCTATGCCACCTCAGTTGTGGATGTGGCGCTGATCCTCGGCCCGCATCTGCCGCCGACCCTGCCGGTACGGCTGCTCGACTGGATGAACGATCCGGAGCTCGAAACCCGGTTCCTGGCCTCGGCCGGCGCAGTGATGCAGCTCGGCGTCACCCTGGCGGCGCTGATCGCCTGGGTCGGGCTCGAGCGCGCCGGCACGATGATGGTCTGCATCATTCGCGATGCCGGCAGCCGCTGGCGGCGCGACGCACTGCTGCGTGTCTGCGCCCGGACGGTGATGGTGTCCTCGGCGGTGATCGTGTTTGGCGGCATCGCCGTGCTGGCACTGTGGTCGGTCTCCGGGTTGTGGCAGTTTCCCGATGCGCTGCCGTCCGGTTTTACGCTGAGATCGTGGGTGCAGGCATTGCCGCGCATGGCCGGGCCGCTGGCAACGACGCTTTCCGTCGCCGCGCTTTCGACGCTGATCGCTCTGGTGCTGACAATCCTGTGCCTGGAGCGCGAATACGAGACTGGCCGCGGTCGCGACGCTTTGCTGTTGATCTATCTGCCGCTGATCGTGCCGCAGATCTCGTTCATGTTCGGCTTGCAGGTACTTTCGATCTGGCTCGGCGTTGACGCCAGTTTCGGCGCACTGGTGCTGGCGCATCTGGTGTTCGTGCTTCCCTATGTGTTTCTTTCGATGAGCGATCCCTGGCGCGCCCACGACCGCCGCCATGACCTGATTTCCGCGGGCCTCGGGATGAGCCGCACCCGAACATTGATCCGGATCCGGCTGCCGATGCTCACACGCGCGATCCTGACTGCTGCAGCTGTGGGGTTTTCGGTCTCGGTCGGGCAATATCTGCCGACCGTCTTGATCGGCGCCGGGCGGCTGCCCACGGTGACCACCGAAGCGGTGGCGCTGGCAGCGGGCGGCAACCGCCGGGTGATCGGCGTCTATGCCTTCATGCAGATTGTGCTGCCGTTTCTCGCCTTCGCCCTTGCAACCGGATTGCCGGGCTTGGTATTCCGCAACCGGCGCGGCTTGCGGGTGTGA
- a CDS encoding ATP-binding cassette domain-containing protein, with product MTDNQGLVLDDVKIQLGDRLLVALSARVRRGETLTVMGPSGSGKSTLLAYLGGFLDPAFTASGSVRVDGVELTGLPAENRHAGILFQDPLLFPHLSVVDNIAIAIPETVRGRKQRRLLANAALEDAGLAGFGNRDPDTLSGGQKARVALQRVLLSQPCLLLLDEPFSKLDADLRDQTRKMVFGKARQVGLPVVLVTHDEDDARAANGQVHKVGQP from the coding sequence ATGACCGATAATCAGGGCCTGGTCCTGGATGATGTGAAGATCCAGCTTGGCGACCGTCTGCTGGTGGCGCTCAGCGCGCGGGTGCGGCGGGGCGAAACGCTAACCGTGATGGGCCCGTCAGGTTCCGGCAAATCCACCCTTCTTGCCTATCTCGGCGGCTTTCTCGATCCGGCGTTTACGGCCAGCGGCAGCGTTCGCGTCGACGGCGTCGAACTGACCGGGTTGCCGGCTGAAAACCGCCATGCCGGAATCCTGTTTCAGGATCCGCTGCTGTTTCCCCATCTCAGCGTCGTCGACAACATCGCGATCGCCATTCCCGAGACCGTGCGCGGGCGCAAGCAGCGCCGGTTGCTGGCAAATGCGGCGCTGGAAGACGCAGGCCTCGCCGGGTTTGGCAACCGTGATCCCGATACGCTGTCAGGCGGGCAAAAGGCGCGGGTGGCGCTGCAGCGGGTGCTGCTGTCACAACCCTGCCTGCTATTGCTGGATGAACCGTTTTCCAAGCTCGATGCCGATTTGCGCGACCAGACCCGCAAGATGGTATTTGGCAAGGCGCGACAGGTGGGGTTGCCGGTGGTTCTGGTGACCCATGACGAAGACGATGCGCGTGCCGCCAACGGCCAGGTTCACAAGGTCGGCCAGCCGTGA
- the polA gene encoding DNA polymerase I — protein MKKGDHLFLVDGSGYIFRAYHALPPLTRKSDGLPVGAVAGFCNMLWKLMVDTRDTSVGVTPTHFAVIFDYSSKTFRNELYPEYKANRSAPPEDLVPQFAVIREATRAFDLPCIEMEGFEADDLIATYARLAREAGADVTVISSDKDLMQLVGPQVSMYDSMKDRQIGVQEVIDKWGVPPEKMIDLQALTGDSVDNVPGIPGIGPKTAAQLIGEFGDLDTLLERAGEIKQNKRRENIIEFADKARISRELVRLRDDVEVTEKLDELVLNPLDGPKLVAFLKGMEFTSLTRRVAEATDTDAAAVDAAEIAVDAAAELRGPDLDPGQSAAAKNSTGSGGDDTPQDLAKRRAEAAVAAKIDTSGYETLRDIEQLKLWRAMARETGVVAFDTETTSLDAMQAELVGFSLAVPETAPDTGELKVKACYAPLIHSNGAGDLLGGGGLQPGQMPVREALDEIKALLEDPSVLKIGQNLKYDMLVLARHNISIVSFDDTMLLSYVLDAGRGGHGMDALAERLLGHTTISYKDVAGSGKSSIPFAEVMIDKATAYAAEDADVTLRLWHVLKPRLVAEGMATVYERLERPLAPVLMRMEERGIRVDRQILSRLSGELAQGAAALEAEIQELAGENFNVGSPKQLGEILFGKMSLPGGSKTKSGQWSTSAQVLEDLAATGHELPRKIVDWRQLTKLKSTYTDALPGFINPETKRVHTSFAMAATTTGRLSSSDPNIQNIPVRTAEGRKIRTAFIAEPGNVLISADYSQIELRVLAHVADIPQLKQAFADGIDIHAMTASEMFGVPVEGMPSEVRRRAKAINFGIIYGISAFGLANQLSIERSEAGEYIRKYFERFPGIKDYMDATKAEARENGFVTTIFGRRAHYPEIKSPNAQVRAFNERAAINAPIQGSAADITRRAMVRMEPALDAAGLKARMLLQVHDELIFEAAETDAEKIIPTIVEVMENAAMPAIDMAVPLKVDARAALNWDEAH, from the coding sequence ATGAAAAAAGGTGATCATCTCTTCCTCGTTGACGGCTCCGGCTATATTTTCCGCGCCTATCACGCCTTGCCGCCGCTGACGCGCAAGTCCGACGGCCTCCCGGTCGGGGCCGTGGCCGGTTTCTGCAACATGCTGTGGAAGCTAATGGTGGACACCCGCGACACCTCGGTGGGGGTGACGCCGACCCATTTCGCGGTAATTTTCGACTATTCATCGAAAACCTTCCGCAACGAGCTCTATCCCGAATACAAGGCCAACCGCTCGGCGCCGCCTGAAGATCTGGTGCCGCAATTTGCCGTTATCCGTGAGGCGACACGGGCCTTCGACCTTCCCTGTATCGAGATGGAAGGCTTTGAGGCCGACGATCTGATCGCCACCTATGCGCGGCTGGCGCGCGAAGCCGGCGCCGATGTCACGGTGATCTCGTCGGACAAGGACCTGATGCAGCTGGTCGGCCCGCAGGTGTCGATGTACGATTCGATGAAGGACCGGCAGATCGGCGTGCAGGAAGTCATCGACAAATGGGGCGTGCCGCCCGAAAAAATGATCGACCTGCAGGCGTTGACCGGTGATTCGGTTGATAACGTGCCGGGCATCCCCGGCATCGGGCCGAAGACCGCGGCACAGCTGATCGGCGAGTTCGGCGATCTCGACACGCTGCTCGAGCGGGCCGGCGAGATCAAGCAGAACAAGCGGCGCGAAAACATCATCGAATTTGCCGATAAGGCGCGGATTTCACGCGAGCTGGTGCGGCTTCGCGACGATGTCGAGGTCACCGAAAAGCTTGACGAGCTGGTGCTCAACCCGCTCGACGGGCCGAAGCTGGTGGCTTTCCTCAAGGGCATGGAATTTACCTCGCTGACAAGGCGGGTGGCCGAGGCCACCGATACCGACGCAGCTGCAGTCGACGCCGCCGAGATCGCGGTTGACGCGGCTGCGGAACTGCGCGGACCCGATCTCGATCCGGGCCAATCTGCAGCGGCTAAAAACTCAACAGGATCTGGCGGCGACGACACGCCGCAGGATCTTGCAAAACGGCGCGCGGAAGCTGCGGTGGCGGCCAAGATCGACACCAGCGGGTACGAAACGCTGCGCGACATCGAGCAGCTGAAGCTGTGGCGCGCAATGGCGCGCGAAACCGGAGTGGTGGCGTTTGATACTGAAACCACCTCGCTTGACGCGATGCAGGCGGAACTGGTCGGCTTTTCGCTGGCGGTTCCCGAAACCGCACCCGATACCGGTGAGCTGAAGGTAAAGGCCTGTTATGCGCCGCTGATCCATTCCAACGGCGCCGGCGACCTGCTTGGCGGCGGCGGGTTGCAACCGGGACAGATGCCGGTGCGCGAAGCACTCGACGAGATCAAGGCGCTGCTGGAAGACCCGTCGGTGCTCAAAATCGGCCAGAACCTCAAATACGACATGCTGGTGCTCGCCCGCCACAACATCTCGATCGTCAGCTTTGACGACACCATGCTACTGTCTTACGTGCTCGACGCCGGCCGGGGCGGCCATGGCATGGATGCACTGGCCGAACGCTTGCTCGGCCACACAACCATCTCTTACAAGGATGTCGCCGGATCCGGCAAAAGCTCGATCCCGTTTGCCGAAGTGATGATCGACAAGGCCACCGCCTATGCGGCGGAAGATGCCGACGTGACATTGCGGCTCTGGCATGTGCTCAAGCCACGGCTGGTGGCCGAGGGCATGGCCACGGTCTACGAGCGGCTGGAGCGGCCGCTGGCGCCGGTGCTGATGCGCATGGAAGAACGCGGCATCCGCGTCGACCGGCAAATCCTGTCGCGGCTTTCAGGCGAACTGGCGCAGGGTGCTGCGGCGCTGGAAGCCGAAATCCAGGAACTGGCCGGCGAGAATTTCAATGTCGGATCGCCCAAGCAGCTGGGCGAGATTCTGTTCGGCAAGATGAGCCTTCCCGGCGGATCGAAGACCAAGTCCGGGCAATGGTCGACCTCGGCGCAGGTGCTCGAAGACCTTGCCGCGACTGGCCATGAACTGCCGCGCAAGATCGTCGACTGGCGGCAGCTGACCAAGCTGAAATCGACCTATACCGACGCGCTTCCGGGCTTCATCAATCCGGAAACCAAACGGGTGCACACCTCGTTTGCGATGGCTGCGACCACCACCGGCCGACTGTCGTCGTCCGATCCCAACATCCAGAACATCCCGGTGCGCACCGCCGAGGGCCGCAAGATCCGCACTGCCTTCATCGCCGAGCCCGGCAATGTGCTGATCTCGGCAGATTACAGCCAGATCGAACTCAGGGTGCTGGCGCATGTCGCCGACATTCCACAGCTCAAGCAGGCTTTCGCCGATGGCATCGACATTCACGCCATGACTGCGTCGGAAATGTTCGGCGTGCCGGTGGAAGGCATGCCGTCGGAAGTGCGGCGGCGCGCCAAGGCAATCAATTTCGGCATCATCTACGGCATTTCGGCGTTCGGGCTGGCCAACCAGCTCAGCATCGAACGTTCGGAGGCGGGCGAATATATCCGCAAGTATTTCGAGCGGTTCCCCGGCATCAAGGACTACATGGACGCCACCAAGGCGGAAGCTCGCGAGAACGGGTTTGTGACGACAATCTTCGGCCGCCGGGCGCATTACCCCGAAATCAAGTCACCGAACGCGCAAGTGCGCGCCTTCAACGAGCGCGCCGCCATCAATGCACCGATTCAGGGCTCCGCCGCCGACATCACCCGCCGCGCCATGGTGCGGATGGAGCCGGCGCTCGACGCCGCCGGTCTGAAGGCGCGGATGCTGTTGCAGGTGCACGACGAACTGATCTTCGAAGCAGCGGAAACTGACGCGGAAAAGATCATTCCAACCATTGTCGAGGTGATGGAAAACGCAGCCATGCCGGCCATCGACATGGCTGTGCCGCTGAAAGTCGACGCCCGCGCCGCGCTCAACTGGGATGAAGCACACTAA
- a CDS encoding DUF1398 domain-containing protein, whose product MDEHQKAIARTCLEAAEGNTMAFPHIVGMLMEAGFESYAIDFRRATATYYLPNGESVELPAHRVDASIAPAFDTARMQAAIREAQQQVPGYTYRGFCEKALVAGCAGYIVSFSGRRALYLGRTAETHVEHFPNQ is encoded by the coding sequence ATGGACGAACACCAGAAAGCCATTGCCCGGACCTGTCTTGAGGCAGCCGAGGGAAACACCATGGCCTTTCCACACATCGTGGGAATGTTAATGGAAGCGGGCTTCGAAAGCTACGCGATTGACTTTCGGCGGGCAACCGCAACCTACTACCTGCCCAACGGCGAGAGCGTCGAACTACCGGCGCACCGGGTCGATGCGTCGATCGCACCGGCATTCGATACAGCGCGCATGCAGGCGGCGATCCGGGAAGCACAACAGCAGGTCCCCGGCTACACCTACAGGGGCTTCTGCGAGAAGGCGCTTGTGGCGGGCTGCGCCGGCTATATCGTGTCGTTCTCCGGCCGCCGCGCTTTGTACCTCGGGCGCACCGCCGAAACCCACGTTGAGCACTTTCCAAATCAATAG
- a CDS encoding dipeptidase yields the protein MTDLTAALSAADAQFDESLERLFGLLRIPSISTDPAFAADCRRAGQWLVDELIGLGFDASLRDTPGHPMVVAHHDGATPDAPHFLFYGHYDVQPVDPLELWTSPPFEPEIKEIAPGRKAITGRGAADDKGQLMTFVEACRAWKAASGSLPCRITILFEGEEESGSPSLKPFLKANAEELTAECALVCDTGMWDTETPAISVGLRGLVGEEVTIHAADRDLHSGLFGGAAANPLQILSKILADLHDETGRVTLEGFYDGVEHTPAQVLESWNNLGKTAESFLGEVGLSVPAGEKGRSVLELTWARPTAEINGMWGGYTGEGFKTVIAAQAAAKVSFRLVGKQDPDQIRAAFRAHVEARLPEDCSASFSPHGGSPAIQLPFDSPMVTKARNALTDEWPKPAVMIGMGGSIPIVGDFQNILGLQSVLCGFGLTDDRIHSPNEKYDLTSFSKGIRSWVRILQALSKP from the coding sequence ATGACCGATCTGACCGCCGCCCTATCCGCTGCCGATGCCCAGTTTGACGAGAGCCTCGAGCGCTTGTTCGGGCTGTTGCGGATTCCTTCCATCTCCACCGATCCCGCCTTTGCTGCCGATTGCCGCCGTGCTGGCCAGTGGCTGGTTGATGAACTCATCGGTCTTGGCTTTGACGCCAGCCTGCGCGACACGCCCGGCCACCCGATGGTGGTCGCCCATCATGACGGTGCGACGCCGGATGCGCCGCATTTCCTGTTTTACGGCCACTATGATGTTCAGCCGGTCGATCCGCTGGAATTATGGACCAGCCCGCCATTCGAGCCGGAAATCAAGGAGATCGCGCCGGGTCGCAAGGCGATCACCGGCCGCGGCGCCGCCGATGACAAGGGTCAGCTGATGACCTTCGTCGAAGCTTGCCGCGCCTGGAAGGCAGCGTCCGGATCGCTGCCGTGCCGCATCACCATCCTGTTTGAAGGCGAGGAGGAATCCGGTTCGCCATCACTCAAGCCGTTCCTCAAGGCCAATGCCGAGGAACTCACGGCCGAATGCGCGCTGGTTTGCGACACCGGCATGTGGGACACGGAAACGCCGGCAATCTCGGTCGGGTTGCGCGGCCTGGTCGGGGAGGAAGTGACCATTCATGCCGCCGACCGTGACCTGCATTCGGGCCTGTTTGGCGGGGCTGCCGCCAACCCGCTGCAGATCCTGTCAAAAATTCTCGCGGATCTGCATGATGAAACCGGACGTGTCACACTCGAAGGCTTTTATGACGGTGTCGAGCATACCCCGGCACAGGTGCTCGAGAGCTGGAACAATCTGGGCAAGACCGCCGAGAGTTTCCTGGGTGAGGTAGGCCTTTCGGTTCCTGCCGGTGAAAAGGGCCGCTCGGTGCTCGAACTCACCTGGGCGCGCCCGACCGCCGAGATCAATGGCATGTGGGGTGGCTATACTGGCGAAGGTTTCAAGACCGTGATTGCCGCGCAAGCCGCCGCCAAGGTGTCTTTCCGTCTGGTCGGCAAGCAGGATCCCGACCAGATCCGCGCCGCGTTCCGCGCCCATGTCGAAGCGCGGTTGCCGGAAGATTGCAGCGCCAGCTTCTCCCCGCATGGCGGATCGCCGGCGATCCAGTTGCCGTTTGATTCGCCGATGGTCACCAAGGCCCGCAACGCGCTCACCGATGAATGGCCGAAGCCGGCGGTGATGATCGGCATGGGCGGCTCGATTCCGATTGTCGGCGATTTCCAGAACATTCTCGGTCTGCAGTCGGTGCTGTGCGGTTTCGGATTGACCGATGACCGGATTCACTCGCCCAACGAGAAATACGACCTGACATCGTTTTCTAAGGGAATCCGCTCCTGGGTGCGGATTCTGCAGGCTCTGTCGAAGCCGTAA
- a CDS encoding ABC transporter substrate-binding protein: MFKLPFVFAGALAAALALAPSANAVDPDPHDWDAVLEAARGQTVYFNAWGGSENINSYIDWAGQTLKQRYGVTVTHVKLDDTANAVAKVLAEKAAGKDEGGSVDLIWINGENFASMKRQGLLMAPDWTTALPNWAYVDHENKPTILTDFTIPTDGLESPWGGAKLVFFHDSARTPAEEMPKSSAQLIEWVQANPGRFSYPQPPDFIGSSFLKQVLSETIVDKTKLSQPVTEASFSQDTAPLFDYLDQLHPNLWRGGKAYPQNYPDMKQKLADGELDIIFAFNPSEASAGIAAGELPDTVRSFTYPGGTLGNTHFVAIPYNAASKAGALVLANFLISPEAQARKQDPSIWGDPTVLAMDKLSEADRSAFAALDLGVATLKPDELGPALDEPHPDWMEQIEGEWLRRYGAAN; this comes from the coding sequence ATGTTCAAATTGCCATTTGTTTTCGCTGGCGCGCTTGCCGCCGCGCTGGCGCTCGCCCCCTCCGCCAATGCCGTCGATCCGGATCCGCATGACTGGGATGCGGTGCTGGAGGCTGCGCGCGGTCAAACCGTCTATTTCAACGCCTGGGGCGGCTCGGAAAACATCAATTCCTACATCGACTGGGCCGGACAGACGCTGAAACAGCGCTATGGCGTTACCGTCACCCACGTCAAGCTGGACGATACCGCCAATGCGGTGGCCAAGGTTCTGGCCGAAAAGGCTGCCGGCAAGGATGAAGGCGGGTCAGTTGATCTGATCTGGATCAACGGCGAGAACTTTGCCTCGATGAAGCGTCAGGGCCTGCTGATGGCGCCGGACTGGACCACGGCTCTGCCGAACTGGGCCTATGTCGATCACGAGAACAAGCCGACCATCCTGACCGATTTCACCATTCCCACCGACGGGCTCGAAAGCCCCTGGGGCGGGGCCAAGCTGGTGTTCTTCCACGACAGCGCCCGCACTCCAGCCGAGGAAATGCCTAAATCATCAGCGCAACTGATCGAATGGGTGCAGGCAAATCCGGGGCGCTTTTCCTACCCGCAGCCGCCGGATTTCATCGGCTCGTCGTTTCTCAAGCAGGTGCTTTCCGAAACTATCGTCGACAAGACCAAGCTTTCTCAACCGGTGACCGAGGCCAGTTTCAGCCAGGATACGGCGCCGCTGTTTGATTATCTCGACCAGCTTCACCCCAATTTGTGGCGCGGTGGCAAGGCCTATCCGCAGAACTACCCGGACATGAAACAGAAGCTCGCCGATGGCGAACTCGACATCATTTTCGCGTTCAATCCGTCGGAAGCCTCGGCTGGAATTGCGGCCGGCGAACTGCCCGATACCGTGCGCTCGTTCACCTATCCCGGCGGCACCCTCGGCAACACCCATTTTGTCGCCATTCCCTACAACGCGGCTTCCAAGGCCGGGGCGCTGGTGCTGGCCAATTTCCTGATTTCGCCGGAAGCGCAGGCGCGCAAGCAGGATCCGTCGATCTGGGGCGACCCGACCGTGCTGGCGATGGACAAGTTGTCTGAAGCCGACCGCTCAGCCTTCGCGGCACTTGATCTCGGCGTCGCCACGTTGAAGCCCGATGAACTGGGCCCGGCACTGGACGAGCCACATCCCGACTGGATGGAACAGATCGAGGGCGAATGGCTGAGGCGTTATGGCGCTGCCAATTGA